In one Nicotiana tomentosiformis chromosome 6, ASM39032v3, whole genome shotgun sequence genomic region, the following are encoded:
- the LOC104119840 gene encoding uncharacterized protein produces MSNLSKLEFVALDISGKNYLSWVLDAEIQLGAKALENTIIQQQYREKDLKKYSELISCLLVAEKHNTLLMKNHKAHPTGSAPFSEVNMVAATQKFERRQNHYRGRGHSHGSGQGHGRGRNNYRHHGGDKQENNKDPQNNPLKGRVNICHMCGMKGHWARVCRTSDHFVKLYQASNKRKYNNVEAHLTFQSDDDKAGPSNKYDDGEANLAYKDDDFGGLANITHLEARDFFEDIY; encoded by the exons ATGTCTAATTTATCAAAGCTTGAATTTGTGGCACTTGACATCTCCGGAAAGAATTATTTATCATGGgtccttgatgctgaaattcaacTTGGTGCAAAAGCTCTTGAAAATACTATTATACAA CAACAATACCGTGAAAAGGATTTAAAGAAATATTCTGAATTAATCTCATGCCTCTTGGTGGCTGAGAAACATAATACccttttaatgaaaaatcataaagCTCATCCCACTGGATCTGCACCATTTTCCGAAGTGAATATGGTAGCAGCTACTCAAAAGTTTGAAAGAAGACAAAATCATTATCGTGGTCGTGGCCATAGTCATGGAAGTGGACAAGGACATGGAAGGGGACGAAATAATTATCGTCATCATGGCGGAGATAAACAAGAGAACAATAAGGATCCTCAAAATAATCCTTTGAAAGGCAGAGTTAATATTTGCCACATGTGTGGTATGAAAGGTCATTGGGCACGTGTTTGTCGTACATCTGAccattttgtcaaactttatcaagcatccaataaaagaaaatataacaatGTGGAGGCACACTTAACTTTTCAAAGTGATGATGATAAAGCAGGCCCCTCAAACAAATATGATGATGGTGAGGCAAATCTTGCATAtaaagatgatgattttggaggccttgcaaatattactcatttagaagctAGAGACTTCTTTGAGGATATTTACTGA
- the LOC104119838 gene encoding F-box/LRR-repeat MAX2 homolog A-like, which translates to MATSARPTTLNDLPDVILSNIIAAVSDVRSRNVAALVCRKWLVLERSTRTSLTLRGNTTRDIFMLPTCFRSVTHLDLSLLSPWGHPLLSPRAAADNDGADDSTLIAHLLRHAFPSVSSLTVYARDPHALQLLPIQWPQLKQIKLVRWHQRPQLASGDEFSLLFQGCSQLASLDLSTFYCWTEDLPPALESNPVVASNMTVLNLLNASFSEGFKTDEIRVITKCCPYLKDFKVVCMFDPRYIGFVGDEALVCIAKNCPKLSVLHLADTSVLSNCRSESDLDEEGFSIDDGKISVSTLIEVFSGLPLLEELVLDVSNNVRDTGPALEVLNKKCPKLKLLKLGQFHGISMPIESKLDGVALCQGLQSLSIRNVGDLDDMGLIAIGRGCTRLAKFEIQSCKKITMRGMRTLASLLRRSLVDVRISCCKNLGASSSLKALEPIQERIERLHIDCVWDSVEEIENLDGCVEYGFDLNKANGGEASSHPAGFGDAFGSADDDLMFNRKKRCKYSYDLNSVYVEVNGHGNGFGERTWDRLQYLSLWIAVGELLTPLEAAGLQDCPNLEEIKIKVEGDCRLWSKPSERAFGLSTLIRFPKLVKMHLDCGDIIGYAHTAPSGQMDLSQWERFYLFGIGHLNLRELDYWPPQDRDVNQRSLSLPAAGLLQECLTLRKLFIHGTAHEHFMMFLPRIPNLRDVQLREDYYPAPENDMSTEMRAGSLSRFEAALNRRQICD; encoded by the coding sequence ATGGCAACTTCAGCTAGACCCACTACTCTTAATGATCTCCCCGACGTAATACTTTCCAACATAATCGCCGCCGTCTCCGACGTCCGCAGCCGCAACGTCGCCGCTCTCGTCTGCCGCAAATGGCTCGTCCTAGAACGTTCCACCCGCACTTCCCTCACGCTCCGAGGCAACACGACGCGCGACATTTTCATGCTCCCAACTTGCTTCCGGTCTGTTACTCATCTCGACCTCTCACTCCTCTCACCTTGGGGCCATCCCCTCCTCTCTCCACGCGCCGCCGCAGATAACGACGGCGCTGATGATTCAACCCTCATCGCCCATCTTCTCCGCCACGCATTTCCTTCAGTCAGTTCACTCACTGTCTACGCGCGTGACCCGCACGCGCTCCAGCTCTTGCCCATCCAGTGGCCCCAGCTTAAGCAGATCAAGCTTGTCCGCTGGCACCAGCGTCCGCAATTAGCTAGTGGGGATGAGTTCAGCTTACTATTTCAAGGGTGCTCGCAACTGGCCTCGCTTGACTTATCTACTTTTTATTGTTGGACGGAGGATTTACCACCAGCCCTTGAATCGAATCCTGTCGTTGCGAGTAATATGACTGTATTGAATCTTTTAAACGCTTCATTTTCGGAAGGTTTTAAGACGGATGAGATTAGAGTCATCACTAAATGCTGTCCTTATTTGAAAGATTTTAAGGTTGTTTGTATGTTTGATCCTAGGTACATTGGTTTTGTTGGTGATGAGGCTTtggtatgtatagctaaaaattgTCCCAAATTGTCCGTGCTTCATTTAGCGGATACGTCTGTTTTGTCTAATTGCAGGAGTGAGAGTGATCTAGATGAAGAGGGGTTTAGTATCGACGATGGGAAAATTAGTGTTTCGACTTTGATTGAGGTATTTTCGGGTCTTCCTTTACTTGAAGAGCTTGTATTAGATGTTTCTAATAATGTTAGAGATACTGGTCCTGCTTTGGAAGTGCTGAACAAGAAATGTCCCAAGTTGAAATTGTTGAAGTTGGGGCAATTTCATGGCATTTCTATGCCAATCGAGTCGAAGCTGGATGGAGTTGCACTTTGTCAGGGGCTTCAATCTTTGTCGATTAGGAATGTGGGTGACTTGGATGATATGGGTTTGATTGCAATTGGTAGAGGGTGTACAAGATTGGCCAAGTTTGAGATTCAAAGCTGTAAGAAGATCACAATGAGAGGAATGAGGACGCTAGCTTCTTTGCTCCGGAGAAGCTTGGTTGATGTCAGGATATCTTGCTGCAAGAATCTTGGAGCGTCGTCTTCGTTGAAAGCATTGGAACCGATACAAGAACGTATCGAGAGGCTTCATATTGATTGTGTGTGGGATAGTGTTGAAGAAATTGAAAATCTTGATGGTTGTGTTGAATACGGGTTTGATCTCAATAAGGCCAATGGCGGTGAGGCATCAAGCCATCCTGCTGGATTCGGGGATGCATTTGGATCCGCTGATGATGATCTCATGTTTAACAGGAAAAAAAGATGCAAGTACTCCTATGATCTTAATAGTGTTTATGTGGAAGTGAATGGCCATGGCAATGGATTTGGTGAACGAACATGGGACCGGCTGCAATATCTCTCACTTTGGATTGCTGTTGGTGAGCTTTTGACTCCTTTAGAAGCTGCAGGTCTTCAAGATTGTCCTAACTTGGAAGAGATAAAGATTAAGGTAGAAGGAGATTGTAGGCTATGGTCAAAACCTTCAGAGAGGGCGTTTGGGTTGAGCACCCTTATACGGTTCCCTAAGCTTGTGAAGATGCATTTGGATTGTGGAGATATCATAGGTTATGCACACACTGCCCCATCGGGCCAGATGGATTTGAGCCAGTGGGAACGGTTTTATCTCTTTGGGATTGGACATTTGAATCTCAGGGAGCTTGATTATTGGCCACCACAAGATAGGGATGTTAACCAAAGGAGTCTATCACTGCCGGCAGCTGGGCTGCTCCAAGAATGCCTTACACTCAGAAAGCTGTTCATCCATGGAACAGCGCATGAACATTTCATGATGTTCCTACCTAGAATCCCAAACCTACGAGATGTACAGCTGAGAGAAGATTACTATCCGGCGCCAGAGAATGACATGAGTACAGAAATGAGAGCAGGCTCCTTGAGCCGATTTGAGGCAGCCCTAAACAGACGCCAGATTTGTGATTGA